One window from the genome of Pedobacter schmidteae encodes:
- a CDS encoding GDSL-type esterase/lipase family protein has translation MTEPNQSNGRRNFLKKISLAGAMTISIPEIVSAALASEKGTKISLRSNDILLFQGDSITDAKRNRKELLFNDAQAMGSGYAFLAASDLLCKHPAKNLKIYNRGVGGDKVYQLAARWDADCMQIKPNVLSIHVGVNDHWHVKSKGYTGTIKTYKDDFNALIYKTLQSNPDLRLIIGEPFGVAGIKGNYEVWDPAFNEFRVAAKEIADRYKAAFIPYQQVYNTAIKHAPGEYWTWDGVHPTMAGAQLMAQAWLAAVKG, from the coding sequence ATGACTGAACCAAACCAATCTAACGGCAGAAGAAATTTCCTTAAAAAAATCTCATTGGCGGGGGCAATGACCATCAGTATCCCCGAAATTGTATCGGCAGCGTTGGCAAGTGAAAAGGGAACTAAAATCAGTCTCCGTTCAAATGATATATTGCTTTTTCAGGGCGATTCCATTACGGATGCTAAAAGAAACAGAAAGGAATTGTTGTTTAACGACGCTCAGGCAATGGGTTCGGGCTATGCCTTTCTGGCCGCTTCGGACTTGCTGTGTAAGCATCCTGCCAAAAATCTTAAAATTTATAACCGTGGCGTAGGCGGAGATAAAGTTTATCAGCTGGCCGCCAGATGGGATGCCGATTGTATGCAGATAAAACCCAATGTGCTGAGCATCCATGTGGGGGTAAATGACCACTGGCATGTAAAATCTAAAGGATACACCGGTACCATCAAAACTTATAAAGATGACTTTAATGCGTTGATATACAAAACTCTGCAAAGTAATCCAGACTTGAGACTGATTATTGGTGAACCCTTTGGTGTAGCCGGTATTAAAGGCAATTATGAGGTGTGGGACCCGGCTTTCAATGAGTTTCGGGTAGCTGCCAAAGAGATTGCCGATCGGTATAAGGCAGCTTTTATTCCTTATCAGCAGGTATACAATACTGCAATAAAACATGCGCCGGGCGAGTATTGGACATGGGATGGTGTGCATCCAACTATGGCAGGGGCACAGTTAATGGCACAAGCCTGGTTGGCAGCAGTAAAAGGATAG
- a CDS encoding mandelate racemase/muconate lactonizing enzyme family protein: MKEIKVLQTGSAFEREPLIRPFGFKGGYLTELWQVASKLDAASGHGKIGIATQSVLYGDADLFATCSETEGNALMYKVVNEALELIKQTPFISPVHLLDTIFPELLKRAKKITRKTDLNLNFVYNALVSADNAAWLLYAAENGYQTFDEMIPQDYQKGLSHRNNKVAIMYQVPYGMPMQDLKDAAAAGYFVFKIKTGYPGSQAEMLQRDMERLTQVHETLKNLRTTQTESGKLIYTMDANGRYERKELLMRYLDHARKIGAFEHILFYEEPLTEQNDEDVGDMGLPMAADESVHDEVAALRRIEQGYGALVLKGIAKTLSLSMKIARLADEKNIPCLCADLTVNPILIDWNKNLAARLQPFPGVGMGFMETNGDMNYQNWKNMLGYHPLATASWTKPKNGVFELNEDYYARSGGIFEAAIHYSQMFNKS; encoded by the coding sequence ATGAAAGAAATCAAGGTACTTCAAACGGGTTCAGCTTTTGAAAGGGAACCACTCATACGACCTTTCGGTTTTAAAGGTGGTTACCTGACCGAGCTTTGGCAGGTGGCTTCCAAACTGGATGCCGCTTCGGGGCATGGCAAAATAGGTATCGCTACACAAAGTGTATTGTACGGTGATGCCGATCTGTTTGCCACTTGTAGTGAAACAGAAGGCAATGCATTGATGTATAAGGTGGTAAATGAAGCCCTGGAGCTCATCAAGCAAACGCCTTTTATCAGTCCTGTTCACTTACTGGATACCATATTTCCGGAACTGTTGAAGCGCGCAAAGAAGATCACCAGAAAAACCGACCTTAACCTGAATTTTGTTTACAATGCCCTGGTGAGTGCAGATAATGCCGCCTGGTTGTTGTACGCAGCAGAAAATGGCTACCAAACTTTTGATGAAATGATTCCACAGGATTATCAAAAAGGCTTGTCGCACCGCAACAACAAGGTGGCCATTATGTACCAGGTGCCTTACGGCATGCCTATGCAGGATTTGAAAGATGCCGCCGCCGCCGGATATTTTGTGTTTAAGATTAAAACCGGTTATCCCGGCAGTCAGGCTGAAATGTTGCAAAGGGATATGGAAAGACTGACACAGGTGCATGAAACGTTGAAAAACCTGCGTACCACCCAAACAGAATCGGGAAAATTGATTTATACCATGGATGCCAATGGCAGATATGAGCGTAAAGAATTGCTGATGCGTTACCTGGACCACGCCCGAAAAATTGGGGCATTTGAGCATATTTTGTTTTATGAAGAGCCCTTGACCGAGCAAAATGACGAAGATGTAGGAGATATGGGATTACCTATGGCCGCAGATGAAAGTGTGCATGACGAAGTAGCGGCCTTGCGAAGGATAGAGCAAGGCTATGGCGCATTGGTGTTGAAAGGAATTGCTAAAACACTGAGCCTGTCCATGAAAATAGCGAGACTGGCCGATGAGAAAAATATTCCCTGTTTATGTGCCGATCTGACGGTAAATCCGATTCTGATTGACTGGAACAAAAACCTGGCAGCCCGTCTGCAACCTTTTCCGGGCGTAGGCATGGGGTTTATGGAAACCAATGGAGACATGAACTATCAGAATTGGAAAAATATGCTGGGTTATCATCCCCTGGCCACAGCCTCCTGGACAAAACCTAAAAATGGCGTGTTTGAATTGAATGAAGATTATTATGCCCGCAGTGGAGGCATTTTTGAAGCTGCTATTCATTACAGCCAAATGTTTAATAAAAGCTAA
- a CDS encoding dihydrodipicolinate synthase family protein yields the protein MAQQLKPELKRFLDAGTLIPAHPLALTEARELDEEQQRLLTRYYMAAGAGGIAVGVHSTQFEIRDPEINLYEKVLQLAAEEVDKAGLDRPFIKVAGICGPTAQAVQEAQTALKYGYDMGLLSMGGLQSWTEAEILDRVRAVAAILPVFGFYLQPSVGGRIFSYDFWRQFAEIENVEAIKVAAFNRYQTLDVVRAVCHASRRDKIALYTGNDDNIVADLLTTYRFEINGETVEKEFIGGLLGHWAVWTNAAVKLFEEVKVCKANGRKGMAQLLTRGVEVTDMNAAIFDPSHAFHGCIPGIHEVLRKQGLLKGIWCLNPKEQLSPGQSEEIERVCAAYPHLIDDEFVKTWMAKSRSTTSI from the coding sequence ATGGCACAACAATTAAAACCCGAATTAAAACGCTTTCTGGATGCAGGGACGCTTATACCCGCTCATCCTTTGGCCCTGACCGAAGCGAGGGAGCTGGACGAAGAACAGCAGCGTTTGCTGACCCGTTATTACATGGCTGCTGGCGCAGGGGGGATTGCCGTAGGCGTGCATAGCACACAGTTCGAAATCAGGGATCCCGAAATTAATTTGTATGAAAAAGTGCTTCAGCTGGCTGCTGAAGAAGTAGATAAGGCTGGCCTGGACAGGCCTTTTATCAAAGTAGCGGGTATTTGCGGGCCAACAGCACAAGCTGTTCAGGAGGCGCAAACAGCGCTTAAGTATGGTTATGATATGGGGCTTTTGAGTATGGGTGGTTTGCAAAGCTGGACGGAAGCCGAAATATTGGATCGGGTAAGGGCAGTTGCTGCCATATTACCTGTATTTGGTTTTTACCTGCAGCCCAGCGTTGGCGGTCGTATTTTTAGCTACGACTTCTGGCGACAGTTTGCCGAAATTGAAAATGTAGAAGCCATCAAAGTCGCAGCCTTTAACCGTTATCAGACGCTGGATGTGGTAAGGGCAGTATGTCATGCTTCAAGAAGAGATAAAATAGCGTTGTACACTGGAAATGATGATAATATCGTGGCCGACCTGCTGACAACTTATCGCTTTGAAATTAATGGCGAAACCGTAGAAAAAGAATTTATTGGTGGTCTTTTGGGACACTGGGCCGTTTGGACAAATGCTGCCGTCAAATTATTTGAGGAGGTTAAAGTCTGTAAAGCAAACGGACGTAAAGGAATGGCCCAACTGCTGACCCGCGGAGTGGAAGTAACAGATATGAACGCCGCCATATTTGACCCCTCACATGCTTTTCATGGCTGCATACCCGGAATTCATGAGGTGCTCAGAAAACAAGGCTTGTTAAAAGGGATTTGGTGCCTGAATCCAAAAGAACAGCTTTCGCCTGGCCAAAGTGAAGAAATAGAACGTGTTTGCGCGGCTTATCCACACTTGATAGATGACGAATTTGTAAAAACATGGATGGCTAAAAGCAGATCAACCACCTCCATATGA
- a CDS encoding NAD(P)-dependent oxidoreductase — protein MTELEQLEQELLKPSAQLIADMQRIEGDIMLLGVGGKMGPSMAKLARLAIDLAGIKKRVIGVSRFSDAATREELEAAGIETISADLLNEADLAALPDVPNIIYLAGTKFGTTGKEAFTWAMNAYLPGRVAERFKKSRIVAFSTGNVYPFTPVTSGGLSEEYAVAPVGEYGQSCLGRERIFQYFSEKNNTPTLIYRLNYAIDLRYGVLLEIAKSVNEGRPIDLTTGSVNVIWQGDANEIAIRALLHCSSPAKLLNVTGPETLSVKWLAEQFGLLMNKTPLFENEVQPTALLNNASEAHRLFGYPRVTIREMMEMTVSWLQGGGKISNKPTHFQERKGQF, from the coding sequence ATGACTGAATTAGAACAACTGGAACAAGAATTATTAAAGCCGTCAGCACAATTGATAGCCGATATGCAACGAATTGAAGGCGACATCATGTTGCTGGGTGTGGGTGGAAAAATGGGCCCCAGTATGGCCAAACTTGCCCGGCTGGCTATTGACCTGGCCGGCATCAAAAAACGGGTAATCGGCGTGTCCCGTTTCTCGGACGCAGCTACCCGCGAAGAACTGGAAGCGGCAGGTATCGAAACCATTTCGGCCGACTTGTTGAATGAGGCCGATCTGGCAGCCCTGCCCGATGTACCAAATATCATTTACCTCGCCGGAACCAAATTTGGAACCACCGGAAAGGAAGCCTTTACCTGGGCCATGAATGCTTACTTGCCCGGTCGCGTAGCCGAACGCTTTAAAAAATCACGCATAGTTGCCTTCTCTACCGGAAATGTCTATCCTTTTACACCAGTTACCAGTGGTGGCCTTTCAGAAGAATATGCTGTAGCGCCTGTTGGCGAATATGGACAGTCCTGCCTGGGCAGGGAACGGATATTCCAGTATTTCTCTGAAAAAAATAATACACCTACACTGATTTACAGGCTCAACTATGCCATCGACCTCCGTTATGGGGTATTGCTGGAAATTGCTAAATCCGTAAACGAAGGTAGGCCAATAGATCTCACCACCGGAAGTGTAAACGTCATATGGCAAGGCGACGCCAATGAAATTGCCATCCGCGCTTTGCTACATTGCAGCAGCCCTGCCAAACTACTGAATGTAACCGGACCTGAAACCTTGTCTGTAAAATGGCTGGCCGAACAGTTTGGCCTGTTGATGAACAAAACACCATTATTTGAAAATGAAGTGCAGCCTACAGCGCTGCTCAACAACGCGTCTGAAGCACATCGCTTGTTTGGTTATCCAAGGGTTACTATCAGGGAAATGATGGAGATGACCGTGAGCTGGCTGCAGGGAGGTGGAAAAATCTCCAATAAGCCTACCCATTTTCAGGAAAGGAAAGGACAATTTTGA
- a CDS encoding Nramp family divalent metal transporter — MIANIKKWLLSLGPGIITAALVFGPSKITIASKLGAEYNYTLLWTVLTAIFFMAVFTAMAARIGFATQQSLLSTIRMKWGKAAALAVGIGVFLVTASFQAGNSIGIGIAMGELTHTSTTQWVIVFNVIGIGLLFFRGFYKTLEKIMIGLVTLMLFAFVTTVFLVKPPLTQVAAGFVPTVPDHSIGLIIAFIASSFSIVGAFYQSYLVQEKRRIYPDVQQKSTDSLTGILILGLMASIVLICAATVLYPTGIKVSNATDMARALEPLFGDNASKLFLCGLFGASFSALIGNASVGGTLLGDAIGSGNQLNSKTVRYLIALVMLIGAAIAISFGKLPLELIILAQSVTILIVPFIGIAMYAISNDAKIMGKHANSVAVKLIGFLGLLILVALACINVKELFFK, encoded by the coding sequence ATGATCGCTAATATTAAAAAATGGCTCCTATCGCTGGGGCCTGGAATAATTACTGCTGCACTGGTGTTTGGGCCCAGCAAAATCACTATAGCCTCAAAGCTTGGGGCCGAATACAATTACACCCTGTTGTGGACTGTACTAACCGCCATCTTTTTTATGGCTGTATTTACGGCCATGGCCGCACGAATAGGTTTTGCAACTCAGCAATCTTTGCTTTCCACCATAAGAATGAAATGGGGAAAAGCAGCGGCTCTGGCCGTTGGGATTGGTGTTTTTCTGGTCACTGCTTCCTTTCAGGCGGGCAATTCCATAGGCATAGGTATAGCCATGGGCGAACTGACGCATACTTCAACCACCCAATGGGTTATTGTGTTCAACGTTATTGGTATAGGCCTGCTTTTTTTTAGAGGGTTTTATAAAACACTTGAAAAGATAATGATAGGCTTGGTTACCTTAATGCTTTTTGCATTTGTAACTACTGTTTTCCTTGTCAAACCGCCCCTTACCCAGGTAGCAGCCGGTTTTGTGCCTACAGTTCCCGATCATTCCATAGGTCTGATCATTGCCTTTATCGCTTCATCTTTTTCCATTGTGGGGGCCTTTTATCAATCGTACCTGGTACAGGAAAAACGTCGCATTTATCCGGATGTACAACAAAAAAGTACCGATAGTCTTACCGGTATCCTCATTTTAGGGCTAATGGCTTCAATTGTATTGATTTGCGCTGCTACGGTTTTGTATCCTACAGGAATCAAAGTGAGCAATGCAACAGATATGGCGCGGGCGCTGGAACCTTTATTTGGCGACAATGCATCCAAACTGTTTTTATGTGGCCTGTTTGGTGCCTCTTTTTCGGCTTTGATAGGAAATGCATCTGTAGGTGGAACCTTATTGGGTGATGCAATTGGATCTGGAAACCAGCTGAATTCCAAAACAGTAAGATACCTGATTGCCCTGGTGATGCTGATTGGTGCAGCTATCGCTATCAGCTTTGGCAAATTGCCGCTCGAGCTGATTATTTTGGCACAAAGTGTTACCATACTCATTGTACCTTTTATTGGTATAGCCATGTATGCCATTTCCAACGACGCTAAAATAATGGGTAAACATGCCAATTCTGTAGCCGTGAAACTGATTGGTTTTCTGGGCCTGCTGATTCTTGTTGCACTGGCCTGTATTAATGTTAAGGAACTATTTTTTAAATAA